In the genome of Planctomyces sp. SH-PL62, the window AGGTCTTCTTCACGAACGTCTCGTTGTCCGGCGCCGTGCCGCAGATCTCGCTGATTTGCGGCCCCTGCGCCGGCGGGGCGGCCTATTCGCCCGCCCTGACCGACTTCATCATCATGACTCGCAAGGCCCAGATGTTCATCACGGGGCCCCAGGTGATCAAGCAGGTCACCGGCGAGCAGATCACCGCGGACGCGCTCGGTGGGGCCGACTCGCACATGGGCCACTCGGGCGTCGTCCATTTCGTCGCCGAGGACGACCAGGAAGCCCTGTACCTCTGCCGCAGGCTCCTCAGCTTCCTCCCGTCGAACAACCTGGAGGACCCGCCCCGGCTCGAAGCCCCCAACAACGTCGATCCCAACCCCGAGCTTAACGAGATCGTCCCCGTCGAGCCCAAGCAGGGTTACGACGTGCGCCAAGTGGTCGGCGCGATCGTCGATCAGGGGGACTTCTTGGAGGTGCAGGCCGGCTATGCGATGAACATGGTCGTCGGATTCGCACGCATCCTGGGCCGATCGGTCGGGATCGTCGCCAATCAACCCCAGGTCTTGTCGGGTGCCATCGACATCAACGCGGCGACGAAGGGCAGCCGGTTCATCCGGTTCTGCAACGCCTTCAACATCCCACTTGTCACGTTCGTGGACGTCCCCGGTTTCCTGCCGGGAGTTCAGCAAGAGTATGGCGGGATCATCCGCCACGGCGCGAAATTGCTCTTCGCCTACTCTGCCACGACGGTGCCGAAGATTCAGGTGATCCTGCGAAAATCGTACGGCGGCGCCCACCTGGCGATGGGATCAAAGGACCTGGGGGCCGACCGCGTCTTCGCCTGGCCGACCGCCGAGGTCGCCGTGATGGGGGCCGAGGGGGCCGTCGAGATCGTCTTCCGCAAGGAGATGGAGCAGGCCGAGGACAAGGCAGCCAAGCGGGCCGAGTTGATCCAGAAGTACAAGTCGACCTTCTCGACGCCGACCGCTTCGGCCGGACGTCGGCTCGTCGACGACATCATCGAACCGGCCGAAACCCGCAAGCACCTCGCGCAGGCGCTCGAGTATCTGAGCACCAAGCGCGAGCAGCGTCCGGCCAAGAAGCACGGCCTGATCCCCCTCTGAGCTGGAGCGAAACCCATGAAGACGGAAACGCCCAGCCTGGCGGACGTCCTGAAGGCGTTGGCCGCGATCCAGGCCGATCTCGCCCGTATGGGAGAGCGACTCGCCGCCGTCGAAGCCGTCCAATCCCGACCTATGCCGGTCCCGGCCGAGTCGGCCGCCCCGGCGGCCAAGCCCGCCGACCCTCTGACCCAGGAGACGATCCTCGCCATTGGCGCGGCGATCGCGGCGTATCTCGGCAAGAAAGCCCATATCCGGCAGATTCAGTTGCTCGGCTCCGTTGCCTGGGCCCAGCAAGGCCGGGTCACCATCCAGGCGTCGCACGCCCTGAACACGGCGAGGAGCCAGCCTTGAAACTCAAGATCACCGTAGACGGGAAGTTGTACGAGGTGGACGTCGAGGTCTCGGAGCCCGAGCGGGCCAAGCCCGGCTTCGTCCCCCCCATCGGCCAGATCCGCGTTCCCGCCGCTCCGACCGCCCCGGTCGCCGCATCCTCCGCGGTCGAGACCGTCGGCGACGAGTCGAAGGTCTGCCGCAGTCCGTTCGCCGGCACCGTCTCGCGCGTCGAGGCCCAGGTCGGCGCCAAGATCAAGCTCAACGAGGTACTCGTCGTCATCGAGGCGATGAAGATGGAGACCTCGATCACGGCCCCCGCGGCCGGCAAGATCGCCAAGATCAACGTCGCCGCCGGCGACGCCGTGAAGCAGGGGCAGATCCTCATCGAGTTCGAGTGATTCCGGCCCGGGCGGCCGGCGGGTCTGGGTCGCTGGGCCCGCCGGATCCCGATCTGGGGATTCCCAAGGAGAGACACATGACGCCCGTCAAGGCCGTCAATCACATCGGCATCGCCGTCCGGTCGATCGAGGCGCAGAAGGAATACTATACGAATGTGCTCGGTGCCGTCTTCGAGGGCGAGGAAATCGTCGCCGACCAGAAGGTCAAAGTCGGTTTCTTCCGCGTCGGCGACGTTCGCATGGAATTGCTCGAGCCGACTGATCCGACCAGCACGGTGGCCGCTTTCATCGAGAAGAAGGGGGAGGGCCTCCACCACGTCGCGCTGGAAGTCGACGACATCGAGGCCCGGATCGCCGACCTGAAGGCAAAGGGCCTGCGCATGATCGACGAAAAGCCTCGCGCCGGCTCGCACCACCTCCAGATCGCCTTCGTCCACCCCAAGAGCACTTTCGGCGTCCTCACCGAGATCTGCGAGGTTACGCAGGAATCGCACTGACGCGATCGTCCGGACAGACGCGATCGTCGCGATTCTCGGAACTTCCGGTGCATGGGCCTCGCGTCCTCCTCCCTCATCCGGGCATCGTCGCGTAGAATGGACGCAAAGGCGCGGGGCGGCACGCCCTCCCTCGCGCCTTCTTCGATTCGTCGAGCCGGAGGCGTCGTCGCCTCGGCGTCTCCCGGCCCCTTCCCCGTTGAACAGGAAATCGATATGAGCGTGGTTGCCTCGAGTCCCGCCGCCGGACGGAGGCCGGCTCCCCGATCTCGCCTCCAGAGGTTCCTGACCTCATCGATCGGGCTGAAACTGATCATGGCTTTCTCCGGCGTCTTTCTTTCCCTCTTCGTGCTGGGCCATATGCTCGGCAACCTCCAGGCTTATCAGGGAGCCGAGGCCCTGGATGCCTACGGCAAGCTGCTTCGCAAGGAGCCGGCGCTCCTGTGGACGGTCCGCGCGGGTCTGCTGGTCCTCGTCGGCCTCCATATCTACGCGTACCTCGCCCTGACCCGGCGGAACAACTCGGCGCGGCCCAAGGGATATCGCCAGAGGAAATGGCGCGAATCGAGCTTCGCGTCCCGTTCCATGAAGCTTACCGGCCCGCTGATCCTGGCCTTCATCATCTACCATCTGCTGCATCTGACGACCGGGACGGTCCACCCCCACTTCGAGGAAGGAGCCGTCTATCACAATCTCGTGACCGGCCTCGGGGGCGTGAACGGCCTGATCTACCTCGCCGCGATGGTCATGCTCGCGTACCACCTCTGGCACGGCGTCTGGAGCATGATGCTGACCCTGGGCCTCCCGGAGGGGCGTTACGGATCGCTGGGCCGCACGGTCGCCACGATCTTCACCATCCTGGTCACGGTGGGGGTCGCGAGCGTTCCCCTGGCCGTGCTGACCGGCGTCCTCCATCAGTGATCGGAGACTCCTCGTGGAACTGAAATCCAACGTCCCTCCCGGTCCGCTCGAGACCAAGTGGACGCAGCACAAGTTCGATATGAAGCTCGTCAATCCCGCGAACAAGCGGAAGTATTCCGTGATCGTCGTGGGGTCGGGCCTGGCCGGCGCCTCGGCCGCGGCCTCGCTCGCGGAGTTGGGATATCAAGTGTCCTGCTTCTGCTACCAGGACAGCCCCCGCCGCGCGCACTCGATCGCCGCCCAGGGGGGCATCAACGCCGCCAAGAACTACCAGAATGACGGCGACAGCGTTCACCGGCTCTTCTACGACACCATCAAGGGGGGCGATTTCCGGGCCCGCGAGGCGAACGTCCACCGGCTCGCCGAAGTCTCGGTCAACATCATCGACCAGTGCGTCGCCCAAGGCGTCCCCTTCGCTCGAGAATACAGCGGCCTCCTGGCCAACCGCTCGTTCGGCGGCGCGCAGGTTTCGCGCACGTTCTACGCGCGGGGCCAGACCGGTCAGCAGCTCTTGCTCGGGGCGTATCAGGCCCTCGAACGCCAGATCGGCCTGGGCGCCGTGCAAATGCACACGCGGCACGAACTCCAGGAGCTCGTCGTCATCGAGGGCAAGGCCCGCGGCATCGTGGCCCGCGACCTGGAGACCGGCCAGATCGAGTCCTACGCCGCCGATGCCGTGATCATGGCGACGGGGGGCTACGGCACGGTCTTCAATCTGGCGACCTACGCCAAGGGCGCCAACTGCACCGCGATCTGGCGGGCTTACAAGAAGGGGGCGGCCTTCGCCAATCCTTGCTACACCCAGATCCACCCGACCTGCATCCCAGTCACGGGCGAACATCAGAGCAAGCTGACGTTGATGTCGGAGTCGCTCCGCAACGACGGCCGGATTTGGGTTCCCAAGGCCAAGGGGGACAAGCGGCCCGCCGGCCAGATCCCCGAGGCCGAGCGGGACTACTATCTGGAGCGGAAGTATCCCGCTTTCGGCAACCTCTCCCCGCGCGACATTTCATCCCGGGCCGCCAAGGAAGTCTGCGATGAAGGCCGGGGCGTCGGCAAGACCGGCTTCGGCGTTTACCTGGACTTCGCCGACGCGATCAATCGTCTGGGCGTCGACACGATCCGCGAGCGCTACGGCAACCTGTTCGACATGTACGAGCGGATCACCGACGAGGATCCCTACAAGGTGCCGATGCGGATCTATCCCGCCTCGCACTACACGATGGGGGGCCTCTGGGTGGACTACCACCTGATGAGCACCATCGAAGGGCTGTTCGTTCTCGGCGAGGCGAACTTCTCCGACCACGGCGCCAATCGTCTCGGCGCCAGCGCACTGATGCAGGGCCTTGCCGACGGGTATTTCGTGATCCCCTACACCCTCGGAAATTACTTCGGCACGGTCCGTACCTTCGACAAGGTCGGCATCGATCATCCCGCCTTCCAGCAGGCGCGTGCCCAGGTCGCCGACCGGTCCAAGCGGCTCCTCGGCATCAACGGCGGCAGGACGGCCGACGACTTCCACCGTGAACTCGGCAAGATCATGTGGAACTACAGCGGCATGGGCCGCACCGAAGAAGGCCTCCAGAAAGCTCTCGCGGAGCTGCCCGTCCTCAAAGAGGAATTCTGGAAGGACGTGCGCGTGCCGGGTACGAACGGGGAGGTGAATCAGTCGCTCGAGAAGGCGGGCCGCGTGGCCGACCTGATCGAACTGGGCCAGCTCCTTTGTCTCGACGCCCTGGAACGCCGCGAATCCTGTGGCGCCCACTTCCGCGAGGAATATCAGACGCCGGATCACGAGGCCAGACGCGACGACGAGAACTTCTGCCACGTCGCCGCGTGGGAGTACACCGGCGAGGACTCGACTCCGGTTCGTCACGTCGAGCCGCTGACTTTCGAGAGCGTGCACCTCCAGACCCGCAGCTACAAGTAAGGGAGAGCCGGATCGTGGCGAACTCCATACCCACCATCGATACATCCGAGGGGAACCGCGATGGCCGGACAAGGTGAAGAGAAGCTTCTGAACCTGACCTTGAACGTCTGGAGGCAGAAGAATCGAAGCGCCGAGGGGAAATTCGAGACGTATCGAGACGAGGCGCGCGGCATCAGCACGGATATGTCGTTCCTGGAGATGCTCGACGTCGTCAACGAACGACTCATCAAATCGGGCCGCGACCCGATCGTCTTCGATCACGACTGCCGCGAGGGCATCTGCGGTCAGTGCGGCGTCGTGGTCAACGGCAGTCCGCATGGCCCGCGTAAGGCCACCACGGCCTGTCAGCTCCACATGCGGAGCTTCCAGGACGGTGATGATCTGACGATCGAGCCGTGGCGGGCGTCGGCCTTCCCGGTGATCAAGGACCTGATGGTCGATCGCGGCGCGTTCGACCGGATCGTCGCCGCCGGCGGATTCGTCTCGGTCCGGACCGGCAACGCTCCCGAGGCCAACAGCACCCCCATCCCGAAGGACGCCGCCGACCTCTCGATGGACGCCGCCGCTTGCATCGGCTGCGGCGCGTGCGTGGCCGCCTGCCCGAACGCCTCGGCGATGCTCTTCGTCGCGGCCAAGGCGGAGCACCTCAACCTCCTGCCTCAAGGGGTGCCCGAGAAAGATCTTCGCGTCGTGGCGATGATCGATCAGGCCGACGGCGAAGGCTTCGGCAATTGCAGCAACCACGGCGAATGCGAAGCCGTCTGCCCCAAGGAGATCAGCTTGGGCTTCATCGCGAGGCTCAACCGCGATTACCTTAAGGCCAGCCTCAAGCGGCCCCGCGGGGCCTCCGCGCCCGGCGGCGCAGGCTGATCCACGACCGACCGCAGCCCCTCCGGCCCTCCCGCCGGGGGGCCTTTCCTTTCTATCGCATCCTCGCCTCTCCCTCGCCCGACCCGCCCTCCCCCCTCCCGATGACTCTGCCCGGAGGACAGCCATGCGAGCGGCCTTGCGCCTTCTCCTGTCCATCATTCTGATTACCTATCTCTCGCCGTCGTCGACCCGGGCCCAGGTAGAGCCCTCGGGGCCGTCTCGCGCCGAATCAAGGGACGCAGCAAACCCGCTAGTTGGCTGGAGTCCTTTCTGGGCGCGATCCGAGGGAGCGGGAACCGCCGTCGTCGACCCGGCGGTGCGACGCGAGGGTCGTGACACCATACGAGTGGAGCAGAAGGGGCCCCGAGATTGGAGTCTCAGCCGGGAGCAAACGATCGAGGTGAAGCCTGGGCAGATCCATCGCCTCTCAGCTTGGTTCAAGGTGGCCGAGGGCTCGCGTGCTGTTCTCTCCGTGGTGCTTCGCGACGAGGGGGACCGCGTTCTGGAGTGGTCCTATGGCGAGAGAATCGCGGTTGCGCCGGAATGGGATCGGGTCGAGGCTCGGTTCATGATCCCGCCTGGTGCGAAGACCATGCAACCGCGCGTCATCGGCGACGGGCCGGCGAGATTCTGGATCGACGATCTCTCCCTGACGCTTGATCCGGATTCGCTCGTCATCGGTGCGAAGCCTAGCACGGAATCCCTTGAACTGGCCGACGCGCGGCTTCGGGTCGTCGTCGACCCGACCAACGGCGCGTTCCGCGTTCGAGACGCTCGATCGGGTCGTGAGTGGTCGCAGCCCTCTAACGGCTCTGGCCTCGTCATACTCGGTGCGAAGCGAGAATCCAACCAGATCCTGATCGATTTCGTCGACCCTCGCTCGATCATGAAATTCCGGGCGAGTGTGCGAATCGATCCTGATCCATCGGAGATCGTCGTCGAATTGACGGGCCAGGGACCGCTCGCCTCCCCGATCGCGTTTCCGTACCCGTTCGTCACTGGCGACGGCACAACGCTGATCCTACCCGTGAACGAAGGGATGAGCTACCCGGTCGACGACCCGAGCCTTCCCCCGATGGAGTTCATCCTCTACGGCGGCCATGGGCTCTGCATGGCCTGGTGGGGGGTCGTCGATGGACAGGCCGGATTGATGGCGATCGTCGAGACCCCCGACGACGCTTCGGTCCGCGTGCCTCGGTCCGAAGGGAAGCTCTGCCTCGCCCCACTCTGGGAACCGCAGAAGGGCCGGTTCGGGCCGACGCGTAGGATCCGATACATCTTCTTCGAGGACGGCGGATACGTCGCGATGGCCAAGCGCTATCGCGAGTATGCCAGGTCCACAGGGCTCCTGAAGACACTCGTCCAGAAGCGGGCCGAGAATCCGAACATCGACAAACTGGTCGGCGCCGCTAACATTTGGTGCTGGGACCGCGACCCCGTGGCGATCGTAAGAGAACTCAAGGAGGCGGGGATCGACCGAATTCTCTGGTCGAACGCCGCTACTCCCGAGCAACTCCGGAAGCTCAACCAGTTAGGGGTTCTCACGAGCCGTTACGACATCGATCAGGACGTGATGGACCCGGCGACATTCCCCAGGCTCCCGGACGTCCACCCCGATTGGACGACCAAGGCCTGGCCTGAAGACCTGATGCTCGATGCTCGGGGAAACTGGATCCGAGGCTGGGAAGTCGAGGGTAAGGACGGCCGGATGTACGCCTGCGGCGTCACCTGCGATCGACAGGCCGTAAGTTACGCAGTGAAGCGGATCGGCGAAGAGTTGAGGACGCACCCCTATCAGTCGCGGTTCATTGACACGACTACTGCATCGCCGTGGCGGGAATGCTACTCCCCCACGCATCCCGTCACACGGTCCGAGAGCCGTCGTTTCAAGATGGACCTGCTCGGCGTGGTCCACGACCGGTACAAGCTGATCACCGGCTCCGAGACGGGCCACGACGCCGCCGTCCCGTTCGCCGACTACTTTGAAGGCATGCTCAGCCTGGGCCCCTATCGCGTCGCGGACGCCGGCCGGGACATGGCGAGAATCGTGAAGGAAGTCCCGCCCCAGATCGAAAAGTTCCAGACCGGAGCATACTACCGATTGCCGCTCTGGGAGTTGGTCTTCCACGACTGCGTCGTCGCGCATTGGTACTGGGGCGACTACAACAACAAGCTCCCTGCGGTCTGGGCTCGTCGCGATCTCTTCAACGCACTGTACGGCACACCACCCATGTTCATGTTCACGGCCGATTCCTGGCGGCGAGACCGCGATCGCTTCGTGGAAAGCTATCGCACCGCGACCCGCGTGGCCCGGGAATCGGGCTACAGCGAGATGCTCTCGCATGAATGGCTGACACCCGATCACTCCGTCCAGCGAACGCGGTTCGCCGACGGGCAAGTCGTCGTCGTGAATTTCGGCGACCAGCCCTACCGCACTTCAGAAGCTGACCTCGTTTCGCCGCTGGGCGTTCTTATCCATTCGCGTGGCGAGACGCCTTGAACCACGCTTGAGTCCAGGCCTTGCGTCTGCGGCCTCGTTGAACAATAATTCAACGAGGCCGCGGGTGTGTCGGGTCTCATCTCGGCAGTCAGGCGGTCCGGCCAGGAAGAGGGAAAGACATGGCGCATGTTCGACTTGCGGTCGCGGTGGCCACGGCCGTGGCCATCGTCTCGGCGGCGACGCCGGGACGGTGCGAGGAGCCTCTGACATTCGAAAAGGACGTCCGTCCCATCCTCAGGGCGTACTGCCTGGATTGCCACGGGGGCGAGTCGACCAATGGCAAGCTGGACCTCCGCCTGAAGCGCTTCGCCGAGAAGGGGGGGACGAGCGGCCCGGCCTTGGTCCCGGGGGACGGCGAGGAAAGCTACCTCCTCGTTCGGATGCAAGAGGGCGAAATGCCCCCAGGCGAGAAGAAGGTCCCGGCAGATCAGATCGCCGTCGTCGAGCGTTGGATCGCCGCTGGCGCGCAAACCCTGCGAGAGGAGCCGGAACAGCTCCCGCCGGGCCTCCCGATCACGCCCGAAGACCGCGCGGGGTGGGCGTACCAGCCCATCAATAAAACGTCGCCGCCGGCGGTGGAGGGTTCCCACGCGCGGACGCCGATCGACGCGTTCATCCTGGCGAAGCTTCGCGAGAAGGGTCTCGATCTTTCGCCCGACGCCGACCGTCGCGCCCTGATCCGGCGAGCGACCTTCGACCTCACGGGGCTTCCGCCGACATCCGAGGAAGTGCAGGCGTTCCTGGACGACTCGCGAGCAGACGCTTATGAGAGGCTCGTCGATCGGCTGCTCGCCAGCCCGCATTACGGCGAGCGTTGGGGCCGGCACTGGTTGGACGTCGTCGGTTACTCCGACTCCGACGGCGACGTGAACACCGACACCATCCGTCCCTACGCATACAAGTACCGTGATTACGTCATCCGCGCCCTCAACGCCGACAAGCCGCTCGACCGCTTCATCGTGGAACAACTCGCCGGCGACGAACTTGTCGACCGCGCCGACGGCCTGACGGCCGACGAGGTCGAGACGCTGGCCGCCACCGGCTTCCTGCGTATGGTTCCGGATGGGACCTCGAATGGCGGCGGCGACATCCCGCTAACGTCGAATCAGGTGGTCGCCGACGCGCTCAAGATCGTCGGTTCCACCTTTCTCGGACTGACCGTCGGCTGCGCCCAATGCCACGATCACCGATACGACCCGATCCTGCACGAGGACTATTATCGGCTCCGGGCCGTGTTCGAGCCGGCGTTCGACCCGGCCCACTGGCGACGGCCAGGCCAGCGGCTCGTCTCGCTCTACACGGCCGCCGACCGCGAGAAGGCTGCGGCTGTCGAAGCGGAGGCGGCCGTCCTGCAGAAGGCCGTCCAGGAAAAGACGGCGAAGTACATCTCCGAGGCGCTCGAGATCGAGTTGAAGAAATTTCCCGAGCCGACGCAAAGCCAGCTTCGCGACGCCCTCGCAGCCCCCGGTGACAAGCGGAGCGACGAGCAGAAATCCCTGCTCGCGAACAATCCAAGTCTGAACATCACCGCCGGCGTCCTCTATCAGTACAACGCCAAGGCTGCGGATGAGCTCAAGAAAGACAACGAGGTCGTCGCAGCGAAGCGTGCCGAAAAGCCCGTCGAGGATTTCGTCGGCGTGCTGGACGAATCGCCCGGCGTGCGGCCCGAAACCCGGATTTTCCACCGTGGCGACCACCGCCAGCCGACGAAGCCCGTGACCGCCGGCGACCTGACGATCACAGCTCCCGAAGGCTCGCGATTCGAGATCACCGACGCCGACCCGAAGGCCCCGAGCAGCGGGCGGCGCCTGGCCTTCGCGCGCCATTTGACCGACGGTCGTCATCCACTGACCGGCCGGGCCCTCGTGAATCGGTTCTGGATGCATCATTTCGGAAGGGGGATCGTGGAGACGCCGGGAGACTTCGGCGCTCTTGGCGCCAAGCCGACGCATCCCGAGTTGCTGGACTGGCTCGCTGCCGAACTGGTGGATTCGGGATGGAGCCTCAAGAAGCTCCATCGCCTGATCATGACTTCCAGCGTCTATCGCCAGTCCTCGCTCCGAGATTCGCATCGGGACCAACTGGACGGCGACGGCGCGTTACTCAGCCGCTTCCCGGTCCGCAGGCTCGACGCCGAGTCGATCCGTGATGCGATTCTTCAAACAGCCGGCCGGCTGGATCGAGGGCTTTACGGACAGCCCATCGCGATCGTCGAGGATTCCGTGGGACTGGTGAACGCCGTCGGAGACTCCGCGCGACGAAGCGTCTATCTTCAGGCCCGCCGCACGCAGCCCGTGTCGTTCCTGACGACGTTCGACGCACCCGTGATGAGCGTCAACTGTGAGCGTCGGGTCGAGGCGACCTCGGCACCGCAAGCTCTGATGCTCATGAACGGGGATTTCGTGCTCAAGCATGCCGAAACGCTCGCCGGGAGGATCCTCACCGAGATTCCCGGAGACGATCCCGCCGCCAACGACCAACGTCTCGTCAGTGTCTGGAACGCGACCTACCTCCGATCGGCCTCGGACGAGGAGGCGGCGTGGGCCGGGAAGTTCCTCGTCGAACAGCAGGCCGCGATCGCCCTGGATCCGGCCGAGAAGGATCCTCGACGTGCGGCGTTCGTGAACCTGTGCCAGCAGCTCCTCAATTCGAACGAGTTTTTGTATGTCGACTGACCAACGCTTCCCGACCC includes:
- a CDS encoding acyl-CoA carboxylase subunit beta; this encodes MSTKPKSMEKLVEELRTAKAHIQEGGGPARLEKQKSEGKLTARERVAGLVDPGSFEEIGLFAKHRQVEFGMLGKEVPADGVVTGAASIDGRLIHLASQDFSVLGGSAGEVHSLKVADVMKMSLHTGSPFVFINDSGGARVQEGIDSLSGYGKVFFTNVSLSGAVPQISLICGPCAGGAAYSPALTDFIIMTRKAQMFITGPQVIKQVTGEQITADALGGADSHMGHSGVVHFVAEDDQEALYLCRRLLSFLPSNNLEDPPRLEAPNNVDPNPELNEIVPVEPKQGYDVRQVVGAIVDQGDFLEVQAGYAMNMVVGFARILGRSVGIVANQPQVLSGAIDINAATKGSRFIRFCNAFNIPLVTFVDVPGFLPGVQQEYGGIIRHGAKLLFAYSATTVPKIQVILRKSYGGAHLAMGSKDLGADRVFAWPTAEVAVMGAEGAVEIVFRKEMEQAEDKAAKRAELIQKYKSTFSTPTASAGRRLVDDIIEPAETRKHLAQALEYLSTKREQRPAKKHGLIPL
- a CDS encoding biotin/lipoyl-containing protein, with translation MKLKITVDGKLYEVDVEVSEPERAKPGFVPPIGQIRVPAAPTAPVAASSAVETVGDESKVCRSPFAGTVSRVEAQVGAKIKLNEVLVVIEAMKMETSITAPAAGKIAKINVAAGDAVKQGQILIEFE
- the mce gene encoding methylmalonyl-CoA epimerase, whose amino-acid sequence is MTPVKAVNHIGIAVRSIEAQKEYYTNVLGAVFEGEEIVADQKVKVGFFRVGDVRMELLEPTDPTSTVAAFIEKKGEGLHHVALEVDDIEARIADLKAKGLRMIDEKPRAGSHHLQIAFVHPKSTFGVLTEICEVTQESH
- a CDS encoding succinate dehydrogenase cytochrome b subunit, translating into MAFSGVFLSLFVLGHMLGNLQAYQGAEALDAYGKLLRKEPALLWTVRAGLLVLVGLHIYAYLALTRRNNSARPKGYRQRKWRESSFASRSMKLTGPLILAFIIYHLLHLTTGTVHPHFEEGAVYHNLVTGLGGVNGLIYLAAMVMLAYHLWHGVWSMMLTLGLPEGRYGSLGRTVATIFTILVTVGVASVPLAVLTGVLHQ
- a CDS encoding fumarate reductase/succinate dehydrogenase flavoprotein subunit — protein: MELKSNVPPGPLETKWTQHKFDMKLVNPANKRKYSVIVVGSGLAGASAAASLAELGYQVSCFCYQDSPRRAHSIAAQGGINAAKNYQNDGDSVHRLFYDTIKGGDFRAREANVHRLAEVSVNIIDQCVAQGVPFAREYSGLLANRSFGGAQVSRTFYARGQTGQQLLLGAYQALERQIGLGAVQMHTRHELQELVVIEGKARGIVARDLETGQIESYAADAVIMATGGYGTVFNLATYAKGANCTAIWRAYKKGAAFANPCYTQIHPTCIPVTGEHQSKLTLMSESLRNDGRIWVPKAKGDKRPAGQIPEAERDYYLERKYPAFGNLSPRDISSRAAKEVCDEGRGVGKTGFGVYLDFADAINRLGVDTIRERYGNLFDMYERITDEDPYKVPMRIYPASHYTMGGLWVDYHLMSTIEGLFVLGEANFSDHGANRLGASALMQGLADGYFVIPYTLGNYFGTVRTFDKVGIDHPAFQQARAQVADRSKRLLGINGGRTADDFHRELGKIMWNYSGMGRTEEGLQKALAELPVLKEEFWKDVRVPGTNGEVNQSLEKAGRVADLIELGQLLCLDALERRESCGAHFREEYQTPDHEARRDDENFCHVAAWEYTGEDSTPVRHVEPLTFESVHLQTRSYK
- a CDS encoding succinate dehydrogenase/fumarate reductase iron-sulfur subunit, encoding MNLTLNVWRQKNRSAEGKFETYRDEARGISTDMSFLEMLDVVNERLIKSGRDPIVFDHDCREGICGQCGVVVNGSPHGPRKATTACQLHMRSFQDGDDLTIEPWRASAFPVIKDLMVDRGAFDRIVAAGGFVSVRTGNAPEANSTPIPKDAADLSMDAAACIGCGACVAACPNASAMLFVAAKAEHLNLLPQGVPEKDLRVVAMIDQADGEGFGNCSNHGECEAVCPKEISLGFIARLNRDYLKASLKRPRGASAPGGAG
- a CDS encoding glycoside hydrolase; this translates as MRAALRLLLSIILITYLSPSSTRAQVEPSGPSRAESRDAANPLVGWSPFWARSEGAGTAVVDPAVRREGRDTIRVEQKGPRDWSLSREQTIEVKPGQIHRLSAWFKVAEGSRAVLSVVLRDEGDRVLEWSYGERIAVAPEWDRVEARFMIPPGAKTMQPRVIGDGPARFWIDDLSLTLDPDSLVIGAKPSTESLELADARLRVVVDPTNGAFRVRDARSGREWSQPSNGSGLVILGAKRESNQILIDFVDPRSIMKFRASVRIDPDPSEIVVELTGQGPLASPIAFPYPFVTGDGTTLILPVNEGMSYPVDDPSLPPMEFILYGGHGLCMAWWGVVDGQAGLMAIVETPDDASVRVPRSEGKLCLAPLWEPQKGRFGPTRRIRYIFFEDGGYVAMAKRYREYARSTGLLKTLVQKRAENPNIDKLVGAANIWCWDRDPVAIVRELKEAGIDRILWSNAATPEQLRKLNQLGVLTSRYDIDQDVMDPATFPRLPDVHPDWTTKAWPEDLMLDARGNWIRGWEVEGKDGRMYACGVTCDRQAVSYAVKRIGEELRTHPYQSRFIDTTTASPWRECYSPTHPVTRSESRRFKMDLLGVVHDRYKLITGSETGHDAAVPFADYFEGMLSLGPYRVADAGRDMARIVKEVPPQIEKFQTGAYYRLPLWELVFHDCVVAHWYWGDYNNKLPAVWARRDLFNALYGTPPMFMFTADSWRRDRDRFVESYRTATRVARESGYSEMLSHEWLTPDHSVQRTRFADGQVVVVNFGDQPYRTSEADLVSPLGVLIHSRGETP
- a CDS encoding PSD1 and planctomycete cytochrome C domain-containing protein; amino-acid sequence: MAHVRLAVAVATAVAIVSAATPGRCEEPLTFEKDVRPILRAYCLDCHGGESTNGKLDLRLKRFAEKGGTSGPALVPGDGEESYLLVRMQEGEMPPGEKKVPADQIAVVERWIAAGAQTLREEPEQLPPGLPITPEDRAGWAYQPINKTSPPAVEGSHARTPIDAFILAKLREKGLDLSPDADRRALIRRATFDLTGLPPTSEEVQAFLDDSRADAYERLVDRLLASPHYGERWGRHWLDVVGYSDSDGDVNTDTIRPYAYKYRDYVIRALNADKPLDRFIVEQLAGDELVDRADGLTADEVETLAATGFLRMVPDGTSNGGGDIPLTSNQVVADALKIVGSTFLGLTVGCAQCHDHRYDPILHEDYYRLRAVFEPAFDPAHWRRPGQRLVSLYTAADREKAAAVEAEAAVLQKAVQEKTAKYISEALEIELKKFPEPTQSQLRDALAAPGDKRSDEQKSLLANNPSLNITAGVLYQYNAKAADELKKDNEVVAAKRAEKPVEDFVGVLDESPGVRPETRIFHRGDHRQPTKPVTAGDLTITAPEGSRFEITDADPKAPSSGRRLAFARHLTDGRHPLTGRALVNRFWMHHFGRGIVETPGDFGALGAKPTHPELLDWLAAELVDSGWSLKKLHRLIMTSSVYRQSSLRDSHRDQLDGDGALLSRFPVRRLDAESIRDAILQTAGRLDRGLYGQPIAIVEDSVGLVNAVGDSARRSVYLQARRTQPVSFLTTFDAPVMSVNCERRVEATSAPQALMLMNGDFVLKHAETLAGRILTEIPGDDPAANDQRLVSVWNATYLRSASDEEAAWAGKFLVEQQAAIALDPAEKDPRRAAFVNLCQQLLNSNEFLYVD